One Echinicola strongylocentroti DNA window includes the following coding sequences:
- a CDS encoding TetR/AcrR family transcriptional regulator — translation MPRVKLFDEKEVLEKAMNLFWKNGYYATSIQDLVAFLGINRASLYATFGGKKELFEKAFAHYTTTTANAQKEFLNAQTDIRVGFKKLFENAIQQSTLDTDKKGCFTVNCTIEFIPNESELADLVCQNKLQCEKMLLHYLKLGVERNQISKDKDLQAIATLLFTFYSGLKVITKVDFDPAEFSRSVDALLKVLD, via the coding sequence ATGCCAAGAGTTAAACTATTTGATGAAAAAGAAGTGCTGGAGAAAGCCATGAACTTGTTCTGGAAAAATGGCTACTATGCCACTTCCATCCAAGACTTGGTCGCCTTTCTGGGCATCAACAGGGCAAGCCTGTACGCTACTTTTGGCGGCAAAAAGGAGTTGTTCGAAAAGGCATTTGCCCACTATACCACCACCACTGCCAACGCCCAAAAGGAATTCCTGAATGCCCAAACTGACATTCGGGTCGGATTCAAGAAACTATTTGAGAACGCCATCCAACAGTCCACGTTGGATACGGACAAAAAAGGTTGCTTTACCGTCAACTGCACCATTGAGTTTATCCCCAACGAATCGGAGCTTGCTGACTTGGTCTGCCAAAACAAACTACAATGCGAAAAAATGCTCCTCCACTATTTGAAACTGGGTGTCGAGCGCAACCAAATCTCCAAAGACAAGGACCTGCAAGCCATTGCCACGCTGCTTTTTACTTTTTATAGCGGCCTAAAAGTCATCACCAAAGTGGATTTTGACCCCGCCGAATTTTCACGATCCGTGGACGCACTGCTTAAGGTGCTGGATTAG
- a CDS encoding SDR family NAD(P)-dependent oxidoreductase translates to MSYLNGKVAVVTGGNSGIGYSTARKLKEDGATVIITGRSAEKVGAAALELGVEGIVADVLDLSAIDAAVSQIKNGFGQIDILFVNAGVFLPAPIGQTSEAMFDQQMGINLKGAVFTIEKFLPILKDGGSIINLSSINAYTGMPNTGIYGASKAALNSYTRTAATELAPRKIRVNAVNPGPIYTPIFSKTGMPEDQLTGMAEAMQNRIPLKRYGQPEDIAELVAFLASDRASFITGAEYNIDGGTNVNPLLAG, encoded by the coding sequence ATGAGTTATTTAAATGGAAAAGTAGCTGTGGTCACTGGAGGCAACAGCGGTATTGGTTATTCAACTGCCCGGAAGTTGAAAGAAGATGGTGCGACAGTCATCATTACGGGACGCTCTGCCGAGAAGGTTGGTGCGGCAGCGCTCGAGCTTGGTGTAGAGGGAATCGTGGCGGATGTATTGGACCTGTCTGCCATTGATGCAGCTGTCAGCCAAATAAAAAATGGTTTTGGACAGATTGATATCTTGTTTGTCAATGCGGGTGTCTTTCTGCCTGCGCCGATAGGCCAGACCAGTGAAGCGATGTTTGACCAACAAATGGGCATCAACCTCAAGGGCGCGGTGTTTACCATTGAGAAGTTTTTACCGATTCTGAAGGATGGAGGTAGTATTATCAACCTGTCCTCCATCAATGCCTACACGGGAATGCCCAATACAGGAATCTATGGTGCATCTAAAGCAGCCCTGAATTCCTATACCCGAACAGCGGCCACCGAACTGGCACCGAGGAAGATAAGGGTAAATGCCGTAAATCCCGGCCCGATCTATACGCCGATTTTTAGCAAAACCGGTATGCCTGAAGACCAACTCACTGGAATGGCCGAGGCCATGCAAAACAGGATTCCCCTCAAACGATATGGACAACCGGAGGATATTGCCGAACTGGTAGCTTTCTTGGCTTCTGATAGGGCTTCCTTTATTACCGGAGCCGAATACAATATCGATGGCGGCACCAATGTCAATCCGCTATTGGCGGGGTAA
- a CDS encoding SDR family oxidoreductase: MKVLVIGANGQIGQLIVDSLQAAGDFSPIAMVRKEEQVAAFKEKGLDSVLADLEGPVEGLASAMEGVDAVVFTAGSGGKTGDDKTLLIDLDGAVKCIEAAEKTGVKRFVMISALQANNRENWNDSLRPYYVAKHYADRMLEMSSLDYTIIRPGGLLNEPGNGKVSAGGKLDRSTIPRADVAETVLEVLKTGHTINKSFDLVSGDDSIADALGKI, translated from the coding sequence ATGAAAGTACTGGTGATAGGAGCAAATGGACAAATAGGTCAGTTGATCGTAGACAGCCTTCAAGCGGCCGGTGATTTCTCGCCCATAGCGATGGTCCGTAAGGAAGAGCAAGTGGCAGCTTTTAAGGAAAAAGGCCTTGACAGTGTATTGGCAGACTTGGAAGGCCCTGTGGAAGGCTTGGCCAGCGCCATGGAAGGAGTTGATGCGGTGGTGTTTACGGCCGGATCCGGTGGCAAGACAGGGGATGATAAGACGTTGTTGATCGACTTGGACGGAGCCGTGAAGTGTATCGAAGCGGCCGAAAAGACCGGCGTCAAGCGTTTTGTGATGATCAGTGCCCTTCAGGCAAATAATCGCGAGAACTGGAATGATTCCCTACGACCCTATTACGTGGCCAAGCACTATGCCGATCGGATGTTGGAGATGAGTTCCCTGGATTATACCATCATACGCCCTGGCGGCCTATTGAATGAACCCGGAAACGGCAAAGTGAGTGCTGGTGGAAAACTTGACCGCAGCACCATTCCCCGCGCAGATGTCGCAGAAACCGTCCTTGAAGTGCTCAAGACAGGGCATACCATTAATAAATCCTTTGACCTTGTCAGCGGTGATGATTCCATTGCGGATGCCCTTGGAAAGATATAG